A stretch of Vigna angularis cultivar LongXiaoDou No.4 chromosome 4, ASM1680809v1, whole genome shotgun sequence DNA encodes these proteins:
- the LOC108330946 gene encoding thioredoxin-like 1-2, chloroplastic, translating to MARSLKSVFIISELNESMLGSKTKGALNKAKSKGCSVLNNAFMGESAALDEKGLGYCSSKASSSSSVAVHAQATISVSKSLKWWEKNLKPNMTEIHSAQELVHSLLKAGDSLVVVDFYSPGCGGCKALDSKICQIAGLHPNAIFLRVNYDELKNMCHGLRIHVLPFFRFYKGAEGRVCSFSCTNATIKKFKDAMAKYSNERCYFAPAKGLEESELKILASMGEISNDSSPLVYPKHEKMKNLVNDFSEVWNMASNSRGVMKDSMF from the exons ATGGCACGCTCTTTAAAGagtgtttttattatttctgaATTGAATGAGAGCATGCTTGGCTCCAAAACAAAAGGAGCTTTGAACAAAGCAAAATCAAAGGGTTGTTCTGTTTTGAACAATGCCTTCATGGGAGAATCTGCTGCCCTAGATGAAAAAGGTTTAGGGTATTGCAGTTCAAAAGCCTCTAGCAGTAGCAGTGTTGCTGTTCAT gCGCAAGCAACAATTAGTGTTAGCAAGAGTTTGAAGTGGTGGGAAAAGAACCTGAAGCCTAATATGACTGAGATCCATTCAGCACAAGAACTGGTTCATTCTTTGCTCAAAGCTGGTGATTCATTGGTTGTGGTTGACTTCTATTCACCTGGTTGTGGAGGTTGCAAAGCCCTTGATTCAAAG ATCTGTCAAATAGCTGGATTGCACCCAAATGCAATATTTCTGAGAGTAAATTACGATGAACTGAAAAACATGTGTCACGGTTTGCGCATTCACGTGTTACCTTTCTTCAGATTCTATAAGGGTGCGGAGGGTCGAGTTTGTAGCTTTAGCTGTACCAATGCAACT ATCAAGAAATTCAAGGATGCCATGGCAAAATATAGCAATGAAAGGTGTTATTTTGCTCCAGCTAAAGGTTTGGAAGAATCTGAACTGAAAATTTTGGCCTCAATGGGTGAAATATCAAATGACTCTTCGCCGTTGGTATATCCCAAACatgagaaaatgaagaatttgGTTAATGATTTTTCTGAAGTTTGGAACATGGCTAGTAACAGCAGGGGAGTTATGAAAGACAGTATGTtctga